In uncultured Bacteroides sp., one genomic interval encodes:
- a CDS encoding DUF2059 domain-containing protein encodes MKTILFAVFTFISVTTMAQSVDSYSQVMKKYLIATNTLKNMQAMVPQMLKPFQENSPNVPKEFWDSFNEELLNDVVNQMTEMLTPIYQKYLTQKELENVLAFYESPAGKKISDVTPNITKEAVQVGQNWGASIVTKIQAKMKEKGYAK; translated from the coding sequence ATGAAAACAATTCTGTTTGCTGTTTTTACATTTATCTCAGTTACTACAATGGCACAATCTGTAGATTCTTATTCACAGGTTATGAAGAAATATCTGATAGCTACTAATACTCTGAAAAATATGCAGGCTATGGTTCCTCAAATGCTTAAACCTTTTCAAGAAAACTCACCGAATGTTCCTAAAGAATTCTGGGATTCTTTTAATGAGGAGTTGCTAAATGACGTGGTAAACCAGATGACAGAAATGCTGACTCCTATCTATCAGAAGTATTTGACACAAAAGGAACTGGAAAATGTTTTGGCTTTTTATGAATCTCCTGCCGGAAAAAAGATTAGTGATGTAACTCCTAATATAACCAAAGAAGCTGTTCAAGTAGGACAGAATTGGGGTGCCTCTATCGTTACTAAGATTCAAGCAAAGATGAAAGAAAAGGGATACGCAAAATAA
- a CDS encoding DUF4468 domain-containing protein encodes MKKSAFLLVLFIFCLPVMIQAQEDENENSKNYLVGAVPEIDGKVVFSKEFNLPNYSKDQAFDKVMSWMEKRLKKNNNKSRVVYSDKEKGIIVGSGEEYLVFKSSSLSLDRAVIKYQMIATCMPGKCIMNIERIFYDYENDKKIPAELQISDKEVLNKEKTKILRGYAKFRVKTVDFVDDTFAHLQTAIGAKPIAAQVAEATPSVTAKPDVSSIPAISASNEAPSATNEMAGYKKIAPDKIPGNIVKMLSEDWMLITAGDKDKFNMMTASWGGLGFLYEKPVAFCFINPTRYTYQLMENKDTYTLTFYTEAYRDALKYCGSKSGKDTDKVKGSGLTPITTPGGSKAFSQAWLIIECRKMVAQSLQAESISDKSLKENWTGKQMHKMYIGEIINVWVK; translated from the coding sequence ATGAAAAAATCAGCATTCCTTTTAGTCTTGTTTATTTTCTGTTTACCTGTAATGATACAGGCTCAGGAGGACGAAAATGAGAATAGTAAGAATTACCTGGTAGGTGCAGTTCCGGAAATAGACGGAAAAGTAGTGTTTTCCAAAGAATTTAACTTACCTAATTATTCTAAAGACCAGGCTTTCGACAAAGTAATGAGCTGGATGGAAAAACGACTAAAGAAGAATAACAACAAAAGCAGAGTGGTTTATTCTGATAAAGAAAAAGGAATAATAGTAGGATCCGGCGAAGAGTATCTGGTATTTAAATCAAGTTCGCTATCTCTTGACAGGGCAGTAATTAAATATCAGATGATTGCTACATGCATGCCGGGGAAATGTATTATGAACATTGAAAGGATATTCTACGATTATGAAAATGATAAAAAAATACCGGCTGAACTTCAAATAAGCGATAAAGAAGTATTGAATAAAGAGAAAACTAAAATATTACGAGGTTACGCCAAGTTTCGTGTAAAGACTGTTGATTTTGTTGATGATACATTTGCTCATCTACAAACAGCAATTGGAGCAAAACCTATTGCAGCTCAAGTAGCAGAAGCAACTCCTTCTGTTACAGCAAAACCCGATGTAAGTTCTATCCCTGCCATCTCTGCAAGTAACGAAGCACCTTCTGCTACCAATGAAATGGCCGGATATAAAAAGATAGCACCGGATAAGATTCCGGGAAACATTGTCAAGATGCTTTCTGAAGACTGGATGCTGATAACAGCCGGCGATAAAGATAAATTCAATATGATGACTGCCAGTTGGGGCGGATTAGGCTTTCTGTACGAAAAGCCTGTTGCTTTCTGCTTTATCAACCCAACCCGCTACACTTATCAGTTAATGGAAAATAAAGATACTTATACTCTTACATTCTATACAGAAGCTTACCGTGATGCACTGAAATATTGTGGTAGCAAGTCTGGTAAAGACACTGACAAAGTAAAAGGTTCCGGACTAACTCCAATCACGACTCCTGGTGGTAGCAAAGCTTTCTCTCAGGCATGGCTTATTATTGAATGTAGAAAGATGGTTGCACAGTCTTTACAAGCAGAATCTATTTCAGATAAAAGCTTAAAAGAAAACTGGACCGGCAAGCAAATGCATAAAATGTATATCGGTGAAATAATTAATGTTTGGGTTAAGTAA
- a CDS encoding metallophosphoesterase: protein MRIKHLFFCLLVCEIFLVSCSTTKNLSRRGAQHVNKYDFYHKDIPEAFDGFRIAFISDLHYKSALQEKGLIQLVRQLQTINPDLMLMGGDYQEGCQYVTELFDRLAEVQPKYGIAGVMGNNDYERCHEEIVEEMRKYGMRVLEHTCDTIIKDRQQIIIAGVRNPFDLKHNGISPTLALKPEDFVILLTHTPDYVEDVDVSNTDLALAGHTHGGQVTFMGLYAPVVPSHYGRRFLKGKKKSSAGIPVIITNGIGTSSKKLRMFAPSEIVVIELHCK, encoded by the coding sequence ATGAGAATTAAACACCTCTTCTTTTGCCTTCTTGTTTGTGAGATATTCCTTGTATCTTGTTCCACCACTAAAAACCTTTCCAGACGGGGGGCGCAGCATGTGAATAAGTACGACTTTTATCACAAAGATATTCCGGAAGCATTTGATGGGTTTCGAATTGCTTTTATTTCCGATCTGCATTACAAAAGTGCTCTTCAGGAGAAGGGATTAATACAATTGGTTCGACAACTGCAAACAATCAATCCCGACTTGATGCTTATGGGAGGGGATTATCAGGAAGGTTGCCAATATGTAACTGAGCTCTTTGATCGACTAGCTGAAGTTCAACCTAAGTATGGTATTGCCGGAGTAATGGGTAACAATGATTATGAGCGTTGTCATGAGGAGATTGTGGAAGAAATGCGGAAGTATGGGATGCGTGTACTTGAACATACTTGTGATACAATAATAAAAGACAGGCAACAGATTATAATTGCAGGAGTGCGTAATCCTTTTGACTTGAAACACAATGGTATTTCGCCGACTCTTGCTCTTAAGCCCGAAGATTTTGTTATTCTGTTAACTCATACTCCCGATTATGTGGAAGATGTGGACGTGTCGAATACCGATCTTGCCTTAGCCGGACATACACATGGCGGACAAGTTACGTTTATGGGACTTTATGCACCGGTAGTACCATCGCATTATGGACGACGGTTTTTGAAAGGGAAGAAGAAATCATCGGCCGGCATTCCGGTAATTATTACCAATGGGATAGGTACTTCATCAAAGAAACTACGAATGTTTGCACCGAGTGAGATTGTGGTGATTGAGTTGCATTGCAAATGA
- the nadD gene encoding nicotinate (nicotinamide) nucleotide adenylyltransferase yields MKIKTGIFGGTFNPIHIGHLALANYICEFEELDELWFLVTPQNPLRKGADFLDDNKRLELVKLATEGYSKFVASDFELHLPKPSYTCNTLDELKKAYPDREFVLIIGADNWLIFNKWKDYQRIIDENEIWIYPRPGSFVDKSTLPTSVKLTNVPEIDISSTFIRDGIKKRKDVRYFMHPAVYNKIKEESYFL; encoded by the coding sequence ATGAAAATTAAAACTGGTATTTTCGGGGGAACCTTTAATCCAATTCATATTGGGCACCTGGCACTGGCAAACTATATTTGTGAGTTCGAGGAGCTTGATGAACTGTGGTTTTTGGTTACTCCACAGAATCCTTTGCGCAAGGGAGCTGATTTTCTTGATGACAACAAGCGGTTAGAGCTTGTAAAACTTGCGACAGAAGGTTATTCCAAATTCGTTGCTTCCGACTTTGAACTACATTTGCCCAAGCCATCTTATACATGCAATACACTCGATGAACTAAAAAAAGCTTATCCTGACAGGGAATTTGTACTAATTATCGGCGCTGATAACTGGCTGATATTCAATAAGTGGAAAGATTATCAACGAATTATAGATGAGAATGAGATTTGGATTTATCCTCGTCCGGGATCTTTTGTTGATAAATCAACTCTTCCTACATCAGTAAAGCTTACTAATGTGCCGGAAATAGATATAAGCTCAACATTTATAAGAGACGGAATAAAAAAAAGGAAGGATGTTAGATACTTTATGCATCCTGCTGTTTATAATAAGATTAAAGAAGAAAGTTATTTCTTGTAA
- the gmk gene encoding guanylate kinase translates to MSGKLIIFSAPSGSGKSTMINYLLKQGLRLAFSISATSRPPRGTEQHGVEYFFLSPEDFRKRIENDEFLEYEEVYTDRFYGTLKAQVEKQLAAGENVIFDVDVVGGCNIKKFYGDRALSVFIQPPSMEELRKRLEGRGTDEPAVIESRLAKAEFELGFANKFDVVIINDVIEEARAKALKVIKEFLDK, encoded by the coding sequence ATGAGCGGAAAATTAATTATATTCTCGGCACCATCAGGCTCTGGTAAGTCTACAATGATAAATTATTTGTTAAAGCAGGGCCTTCGCCTTGCTTTTTCTATTTCAGCTACCAGCCGCCCGCCAAGAGGAACCGAACAACATGGAGTAGAATACTTTTTCCTTTCTCCGGAAGATTTTCGTAAACGTATAGAAAATGATGAGTTTCTTGAATATGAAGAAGTATATACGGACAGATTCTACGGAACTTTAAAGGCACAAGTTGAAAAACAACTGGCAGCAGGTGAAAATGTAATTTTCGATGTTGATGTTGTAGGCGGATGCAATATTAAGAAATTCTACGGTGACCGTGCACTCTCTGTATTTATTCAGCCACCTTCAATGGAAGAACTTCGCAAACGACTGGAAGGAAGAGGAACGGACGAACCTGCAGTTATAGAAAGCCGGCTGGCAAAAGCTGAGTTCGAATTGGGATTTGCAAACAAATTCGACGTTGTGATTATTAACGATGTAATTGAAGAGGCACGCGCCAAAGCTCTGAAAGTAATTAAAGAGTTTCTGGATAAATAA
- a CDS encoding YicC/YloC family endoribonuclease — MIQSMTGYGKATLTLSDKKINVEIKSLNSKALDLSTRIAPAYREKEMEIRNELAKVLERGKVDFSLWIDKGEADIVTPINAAVVEGYYKQIKQLSDSLEIPMPSDWFKVLLRMPDVMSKNDVQELSDEEWAEAHQAIEEAIDHLVAFRKQEGEALAKKFSEKIANIRALLDSVAPHEAERIEKIKARITDALEKTASVDYDKNRLEQELIYYIEKLDINEEKQRLANHLTYFINTMQDGSGQGKKLGFIAQEMGREINTLGSKSNNAELQKIVVQMKDELEQIKEQVLNVM, encoded by the coding sequence ATGATACAATCAATGACCGGATATGGGAAAGCCACTTTAACCCTGTCTGACAAGAAGATTAACGTTGAAATTAAATCACTAAATAGCAAGGCCTTAGACTTATCTACCCGCATAGCTCCTGCTTATCGTGAGAAGGAAATGGAAATTCGTAATGAACTTGCAAAAGTTCTGGAACGTGGAAAAGTCGATTTCAGCCTTTGGATAGATAAAGGAGAGGCAGATATTGTAACTCCAATAAACGCAGCAGTTGTTGAAGGATACTACAAACAAATCAAGCAACTATCTGATTCACTTGAGATTCCTATGCCTTCCGACTGGTTTAAAGTATTGCTTCGCATGCCGGATGTAATGAGCAAGAATGATGTTCAGGAACTTTCTGATGAAGAATGGGCAGAAGCACATCAGGCTATCGAGGAAGCAATTGACCATTTGGTTGCTTTTCGTAAACAGGAAGGAGAAGCTTTAGCGAAAAAGTTCAGCGAAAAGATAGCAAATATCCGAGCTTTACTTGACTCTGTAGCGCCTCACGAAGCCGAACGAATTGAAAAGATCAAAGCACGCATTACTGATGCCCTAGAAAAAACAGCCAGTGTTGATTATGACAAAAACCGTTTAGAGCAGGAACTCATCTATTACATTGAGAAACTTGACATAAACGAAGAGAAACAACGTCTGGCTAATCATCTTACATATTTTATAAACACTATGCAAGATGGCAGCGGTCAGGGAAAGAAACTTGGATTCATTGCTCAGGAAATGGGACGTGAAATCAACACATTGGGAAGTAAATCTAATAATGCAGAACTGCAAAAAATTGTGGTTCAGATGAAAGATGAATTGGAACAAATCAAAGAGCAAGTTTTAAACGTAATGTAA